One Danio rerio strain Tuebingen ecotype United States chromosome 13, GRCz12tu, whole genome shotgun sequence DNA window includes the following coding sequences:
- the ftr81 gene encoding finTRIM family, member 81 isoform X1, whose amino-acid sequence MAESLDDQNFFNCPICLHILKNPVTTSCGHSFCMDCLNEFWDQEILKGIYSCPQCRHSFTPRPALCKNTVIAEVVERMKIKETATVSPVLSFAVSGDVECDICTETKLKAIKSCLTCLASYCESHIQSHYTSPALKWHKLANASPRLLDQICSQHHKPLELYCCKDQQLICMQCALINHPNHSMTSPAAERQNVQVRLKKSQVGIQLEILQREMKVQELKQAMASHKRSAEAAVIHCEQVFAALISSLEKKRAEITKMIRAQEKAEVSEVEVHVKTLEQEISYLKKRHEDLEKLSKVDDDIHVIKNFLFLSHYWCSDMSKMSVRQLLTFEEIRKIISEMKIQLDILCKEDFVRISEKVPTVHVMVNNKKTKEYFPSQPKTREEFLIYSSDLNLNNSSVSGSLTVKNDKFVTRCNGGYGYGCGSDQVSCKEQLSGRCYFEVQLAGKGCSIAFSYCQSQRETFGFNNMSWKCDFPAASLCVWHNYKQTNISFVSKIGVFLDQAAGTVSFYNVSDKMTLLHKIQTTFTKPLYAGFSLKDWGNDSSVTICDLSVNK is encoded by the exons ATGGCAGAATCATTGGATGATCAAAATTTCTTTAACTGTCCAATTTGTCTACATATTCTGAAGAACCCAGTCACTACGTCTTGTGGTCACAGTTTCTGTATGGACTGTCTTAATGAATTCTGGGATCAGGAAATTCTGAAGGGCATTTACAGCTGTCCCCAGTGCAGGCATTCATTCACCCCAAGACCAGCTCTCTGCAAAAATACTGTTATTGCTGAAGTTGTGGAGAGAATGAAGATTAAAGAAACAGCAACGGTCTCTCCTGTTTTAAGTTTTGCTGTGTCTGGGGATGTGGAGTGTGATATCTGCACTGAGACCAAACTAAAAGCCATTAAATCTTGCCTGACATGTTTGGCTTCTTACTGTGAATCTCACATCCAAAGTCATTATACATCTCCTGCGTTAAAGTGGCACAAATTGGCCAATGCCTCACCACGTCTACTGGACCAGATCTGCTCTCAACATCATAAGCCTCTGGAGCTGTACTGTTGTAAAGATCAGCAGCTGATATGTATGCAGTGTGCTCTGATTAACCACCCGAACCACAGTATGACTTCACCTGCGGCTGAACGACAAAACGTCCAG GTACGGTTGAAGAAAAGTCAGGTTGGAATACAATTGGAAATACTTCAGCGTGAGATGAAGGTGCAGGAATTAAAACAGGCTATGGCCTCCCATAAG CGCTCTGCAGAGGCAGCAGTGATTCACTGTGAGCAGGTTTTCGCAGCTCTAATCAGCTCCTTGGAAAAAAAACGAGCTGAGATAACAAAGATGATCAGAGCTCAGGAGAAAGCTGAAGTGAGTGAAGTTGAAGTACATGTCAAAACACTGGAGCAGGAGATCAGTTACTTGAAGAAGAGGCATGAAGACCTGGAGAAGCTTTCAAAGGTCGACGATGACATCCATGTCATTAAG AATTTCCTCTTTCTTTCCCATTACTGGTGTTCAGACATGTCCAAGATGTCTGTCAGGCAGCTTCTGACATTTGAGGAAATAAGAAAAATTATCAGTGAGATGAAAATCCAACTGGACATCCTCTGTAAAGAAGACTTTGTCAGGATATCAGAGAAAG TTCCCACAGTCCATGTAATGGTGAATAATAAAAAGACCAAAGAGT ATTTTCCATCTCAACCCAAGACCAGAGAAGAGTTCCTGATAT ATTCTTCTGATCTGAATCTGAATAACTCGTCAGTCTCTGGTAGCCTTACTGTGAAAAACGACAAGTTTGTGACACGGTGCAATGGTGGTTATGGGTATGGGTGTGGGAGTGACCAGGTGTCATGTAAAGAGCAACTGTCTGGACGCTGTTATTTTGAAGTTCAGTTGGCAGGAAAGGGTTGTTCTATTGCATTTTCATATTGCCAGAGTCAAAGAGAAACTTTTGGCTTTAACAACATGTCCTGGAAATGTGACTTTCCAGCAGCTAGTCTTTGTGTATGGCACAATTACAAACAGACAAACATTTCCTTTGTCTCCAAAATTGGAGTGTTTCTGGATCAAGCAGCAGGAACTGTGTCCTTTTACAATGTCTCTGATAAAATGACCCTCCTGCACAAAATCCAGACCACATTTACTAAGCCCCTCTATGCTGGGTTTTCACTTAAGGATTGGGGAAATGACTCCTCAGTGACCATTTGCGATCTTTCAGTGAATAAGTAG